One stretch of Jiangella gansuensis DSM 44835 DNA includes these proteins:
- a CDS encoding ABC transporter permease, giving the protein MAFARFFVSRLLQAVPVLLGVTLVVFVLIHLVPGDPAQTALGPRATPDAVGALRSQWGLDQPLHEQYLLFMERLLGGDLGTSLRFGQSAGDLIAARLPVTLWLIAYAAVLACLFAVPLALWAASRPAALRDRVVRVISVVGLGVPGFWLGLVLIEVVSVNWLLLPAAGVQPGFLGHLESLFLPSLTIAAGMTPLVVRSLRTEVLRVTESDFVTTARAKGLTPHQIRMRHLLRNALAPSVTVLTVNVSFLIGGTLVIERVFGLGGLGDLMLTGIDARDFPLVQAVTLVLAVLVVTVNMLGDLAQALIDPRVEVQ; this is encoded by the coding sequence ATGGCCTTCGCGAGGTTCTTCGTCAGCCGCCTGCTGCAGGCCGTGCCGGTCCTGCTCGGCGTGACGCTCGTGGTCTTCGTCCTGATCCACCTGGTGCCGGGCGACCCCGCCCAGACCGCTCTGGGACCGCGGGCGACCCCGGACGCGGTCGGCGCGCTGCGCAGCCAGTGGGGGCTGGACCAGCCGCTGCACGAGCAGTACCTGCTGTTCATGGAGCGGCTCCTCGGCGGTGACCTCGGCACGTCGTTGCGCTTCGGCCAGTCGGCCGGCGACCTGATCGCCGCCCGGCTGCCGGTCACCCTGTGGCTGATCGCCTACGCGGCCGTGCTGGCCTGCCTGTTCGCCGTGCCGCTGGCACTGTGGGCGGCGTCGCGCCCCGCGGCGCTGCGCGACCGGGTGGTCCGGGTCATCTCGGTCGTCGGCCTGGGCGTGCCGGGGTTCTGGCTGGGGCTGGTCCTGATCGAGGTGGTGTCGGTGAACTGGCTGCTGCTGCCCGCCGCGGGCGTCCAGCCGGGCTTCCTCGGTCACCTCGAGTCGTTGTTCCTGCCGAGCCTGACCATCGCCGCCGGGATGACCCCGCTCGTGGTGCGGAGCCTGCGCACCGAGGTGCTGCGGGTCACCGAGTCCGACTTCGTCACCACCGCGAGGGCCAAGGGGCTCACACCGCACCAGATCCGGATGCGGCACCTGCTGCGCAACGCGCTGGCGCCGTCGGTCACCGTGCTCACGGTGAACGTGAGCTTCCTCATCGGCGGCACGCTCGTGATCGAGCGGGTCTTCGGCCTGGGCGGGCTCGGCGACCTCATGCTGACCGGCATCGACGCCCGCGACTTCCCGCTCGTCCAGGCGGTCACGCTGGTGCTGGCCGTGCTGGTCGTCACCGTCAACATGCTCGGCGACCTGGCCCAGGCGCTGATCGACCCCCGCGTGGAGGTCCAGTGA
- a CDS encoding DUF885 domain-containing protein: MTEPGSIARLADDYLETTSSANPFTASVFGVPGYDDRVPDLGEEAELAAGERLLDLAAQAEAIPADSLGDDDRVTRDVLIHSARSEAAPLVDRHLEFTVSGHAGPVAGVLATLAYTYLRTPQSERDYLSRMKGIRAYVEGIAVRASAGVASGRVPTRRGVEQTIERVHAYLTTPADADLMVAPATGTSVEDDVRALVTDSIRPAFSALLETLSGPVLAAARPDERSGLLHLPDGGQMYARAVAAHTTTARTPEELHRLGLDLCAQLREEFSELGQKVFRISDFDAIVDKLRSDPALRYASAEDIVADARAAVARAEAALPDWFGRLPSADCVVEPMNEVVAPAAVIGEYMPPADGRPGQYNVNTYQPHTRTRFEYETLSFHEGVPGHHLQFAVAQELTELPAFRRYLYIAAFGEGWGLYSERLADEMGLYSDDLFRFGMLSCDAWRACRLVVDTGLHHHGWTRQQAIDFMLANSAVSPPNVVNEVDRYIAWPGQALAYMTGRLEIDALRRAARERLGTAFDIRAFHDAVLGNGAVPLAVLSTEIHRWIAGQTRPPYPDERAQPASADRVPKVGH; this comes from the coding sequence ATGACGGAACCCGGCTCGATCGCGCGTCTCGCTGACGACTACCTGGAGACCACCAGCTCCGCCAACCCGTTCACTGCCTCCGTCTTCGGTGTTCCCGGGTACGACGACCGTGTCCCCGACCTCGGCGAGGAGGCCGAGCTGGCCGCCGGCGAGCGGCTGCTGGACCTGGCGGCGCAAGCCGAGGCGATCCCCGCCGACAGTCTCGGCGACGACGACCGAGTCACCCGCGACGTGCTGATCCACTCGGCCCGCTCGGAGGCGGCGCCACTGGTGGACCGGCACCTGGAGTTCACCGTCTCCGGGCATGCCGGGCCCGTGGCGGGCGTGCTGGCCACCCTGGCGTACACCTACCTGCGCACCCCGCAGAGCGAACGCGACTACCTGAGCCGGATGAAGGGGATCCGGGCGTACGTGGAGGGCATCGCCGTGCGCGCGTCGGCCGGCGTGGCGTCCGGGCGCGTGCCCACCCGCCGCGGCGTCGAGCAGACGATCGAGAGGGTGCACGCCTACCTCACCACGCCAGCCGACGCCGACCTGATGGTGGCGCCTGCGACGGGCACCAGCGTCGAGGACGACGTCCGCGCACTCGTGACCGACAGCATCCGCCCGGCATTCTCGGCGCTGCTGGAGACGCTGTCCGGCCCGGTGCTGGCGGCGGCCCGCCCGGACGAGCGCAGCGGGCTGCTGCACCTGCCGGACGGTGGTCAGATGTACGCGCGCGCCGTCGCGGCACACACCACGACGGCGCGGACTCCGGAGGAGCTGCACCGGCTGGGGCTGGACCTGTGCGCGCAGCTGCGCGAGGAGTTCTCCGAGCTGGGGCAGAAGGTGTTCCGCATCAGCGACTTCGACGCGATCGTCGACAAGCTGCGCAGCGATCCGGCGTTGCGCTACGCGTCGGCCGAGGACATCGTCGCCGACGCGCGGGCGGCCGTGGCCCGGGCCGAGGCGGCGCTGCCGGACTGGTTCGGCCGGCTCCCGTCGGCGGACTGCGTGGTGGAGCCGATGAACGAGGTGGTCGCGCCGGCGGCCGTCATCGGGGAGTACATGCCGCCGGCCGACGGGCGTCCCGGCCAGTACAACGTCAACACCTACCAGCCGCACACCCGGACCCGGTTCGAGTACGAGACGCTCTCGTTCCACGAGGGCGTGCCCGGCCACCACCTGCAGTTCGCCGTCGCGCAGGAGCTCACCGAGCTGCCTGCCTTCCGCCGCTACCTCTACATCGCCGCCTTCGGCGAGGGGTGGGGCCTCTACTCCGAGCGACTGGCCGACGAGATGGGGCTGTACTCGGACGACCTGTTCCGGTTCGGGATGCTGTCGTGCGACGCGTGGCGGGCGTGCCGGCTCGTCGTCGACACCGGCCTGCACCACCACGGCTGGACGCGGCAGCAGGCGATCGACTTCATGCTCGCCAACAGCGCCGTGTCGCCGCCGAACGTCGTCAACGAGGTCGACCGCTACATCGCGTGGCCGGGGCAGGCGCTGGCGTACATGACCGGTCGGCTGGAGATCGACGCGCTGCGCCGGGCCGCCCGCGAGCGTCTCGGCACCGCCTTCGACATCCGCGCATTCCACGACGCCGTCCTGGGCAACGGCGCCGTCCCGCTCGCCGTCCTCTCCACCGAGATTCACCGCTGGATCGCCGGCCAGACCCGACCGCCCTACCCGGATGAACGCGCACAACCTGCGTCCGCCGACCGCGTGCCTAAAGTGGGGCATTGA
- a CDS encoding ABC transporter ATP-binding protein has product MSGPEQHLLSVRGLRLRVGDEGHDVVRGASLHAARGEVVGIAGESGSGKSLTLRAIAGLLPAGVAVAGGDIEVDRVDVVRSGPKALRRLRGRTVGMVFQEPMTALNPTMRIGRQIAEAARAHGDLSRSQARARAIELLERVGFPEPARRYRQFPHQLSGGMRQRVVIAIALAGNPSLLLCDEPTTALDATVTLRILDLLTGLVRDLGIGIVFVTHDLGVAARICDRIAVMYAGQVVEEGPTEQLLRRPRHPYTLALLQAVPTRDRDIDGLRAIPGNPPQRGEELPGCAFASRCEYAEPACRTGIELVPIGAGRSTACRRHPLLAAMVGGTP; this is encoded by the coding sequence GTGAGCGGGCCGGAGCAGCACCTGCTCTCGGTGCGCGGGCTGCGGCTGCGCGTCGGCGACGAGGGGCACGACGTCGTGCGGGGCGCGTCGCTGCACGCCGCCCGCGGAGAGGTCGTCGGCATCGCCGGCGAGTCCGGGTCCGGGAAGTCGCTGACCCTGCGGGCGATCGCCGGGCTGCTGCCCGCCGGCGTCGCCGTCGCCGGCGGAGACATCGAGGTGGACCGGGTCGACGTGGTCAGGTCCGGCCCGAAGGCGCTGCGCAGGCTGCGCGGCCGGACCGTCGGCATGGTCTTCCAGGAGCCGATGACGGCGCTGAACCCGACGATGCGGATCGGACGGCAGATCGCCGAGGCGGCGCGGGCCCACGGCGACCTCTCCCGGTCCCAGGCGCGCGCCCGGGCGATCGAGCTGCTGGAGCGCGTCGGCTTCCCCGAGCCCGCGCGGCGCTACCGGCAGTTCCCACACCAGTTGTCCGGCGGGATGCGCCAGCGGGTGGTCATCGCGATCGCCCTGGCGGGGAACCCGTCGCTGCTGCTGTGCGACGAGCCGACCACGGCCCTGGACGCCACCGTCACGCTGCGGATCCTGGACCTGCTGACCGGCCTCGTCCGCGACCTCGGCATCGGGATCGTGTTCGTGACGCACGACCTGGGCGTGGCGGCGCGGATCTGCGACCGCATCGCGGTGATGTACGCGGGCCAGGTGGTGGAGGAGGGACCGACGGAGCAGCTGCTGCGCCGCCCCCGGCACCCGTACACGCTGGCGCTGCTGCAGGCCGTGCCCACGCGCGACCGCGACATCGACGGCCTGCGGGCGATCCCAGGCAACCCGCCGCAGCGCGGCGAGGAGCTGCCCGGCTGCGCGTTCGCGTCCCGCTGCGAGTACGCCGAGCCCGCATGCCGGACCGGGATCGAACTGGTCCCGATCGGCGCCGGCCGCTCGACCGCCTGCAGGCGTCATCCCCTGCTGGCAGCGATGGTGGGAGGGACACCATGA
- a CDS encoding ATP-binding cassette domain-containing protein has translation MSEPLLDVRDLAVSFASGRGWGGERGRIHAVRGIDFSVHAGEAFALVGESGSGKSTTAKCVVGLQKPTRGSITFAGAPLDPARDHGQRRAIQMIFQDPYSSLNPRMTIGAALVEILRVHRLATSRDAAVTRAAELLDLVGMPRSALDQRPRAFSGGQRQRLGIARALAVDPTLLVADEPVSALDVSIQASVLLLLKQLQRELGLTMLFISHDLAVVRQLCDRVAVMAGGLIVEEGTVGQVLTEPAVDFTQTLLAAATDLPPLDLDLEHRQPKRRTT, from the coding sequence ATGAGCGAGCCCCTGCTCGACGTGCGCGACCTCGCGGTGTCGTTCGCCTCCGGGCGCGGCTGGGGCGGTGAGCGCGGCCGAATCCACGCCGTCCGGGGCATCGACTTCTCCGTGCACGCCGGCGAGGCGTTCGCGCTCGTCGGCGAGTCCGGGTCGGGCAAGTCGACGACGGCCAAGTGCGTCGTCGGACTGCAGAAGCCGACCCGCGGCTCCATCACGTTCGCCGGCGCGCCGCTGGACCCGGCGCGCGACCACGGACAGCGCCGGGCCATCCAGATGATCTTCCAGGACCCCTACAGCAGCCTGAACCCGCGCATGACGATCGGCGCCGCGCTGGTCGAGATCCTGCGCGTGCACCGCCTGGCCACGAGCCGCGACGCCGCGGTGACCCGAGCGGCCGAGCTGCTCGACCTGGTGGGCATGCCGCGCAGCGCCCTGGACCAGCGCCCCCGCGCCTTCTCCGGCGGTCAACGGCAGCGACTCGGCATCGCCCGGGCGCTGGCCGTCGACCCGACGCTGCTGGTCGCCGACGAGCCCGTGTCCGCGCTGGACGTCTCGATCCAGGCATCGGTGCTGCTCCTGCTGAAACAGCTGCAGCGCGAGCTGGGTCTGACCATGCTGTTCATCTCGCACGACCTCGCCGTCGTCAGGCAGCTGTGCGACCGCGTCGCCGTCATGGCCGGCGGGCTGATCGTCGAGGAGGGCACGGTCGGCCAGGTGCTGACCGAGCCGGCGGTGGACTTCACCCAGACCCTCCTCGCGGCGGCGACCGACCTGCCACCGCTGGACCTGGACCTCGAGCACCGGCAACCGAAGCGGAGGACCACATGA
- a CDS encoding ABC transporter substrate-binding protein: MRVIHVARKRRTVLAAAALALASCSAGEAPEPVSADPTATPATGGTLHIADEREALGLNPYTAIDNNSAHVFAQILETLFRTDEDGKVVPWLVESSEANADFTTWTFRLREGVTFSDGTPMTADDVVYSIETVRQSEAWVSMFAEIDTVRATSPSTVVVTTSVPSPALEASLSLPFAPVVPANLAGMTPEEFGQHPIGTGPFRLESWTSGQRITLVRNESYWVPGRPYLDSVVFEAVPSDNNRTQQLRGGDLDIIATPPRPQLEALDEAPATVVGEFAMAFPNYLLLNQQSDAFTDPRIREAVDLAIHRANILEAAGGGVGELGGSFLAPALNFHDETLEPVTRDPGRAAELLDAAVADGASRRFTLSVAAGGTYANLTAQIIQENLEDVGFDVTIEQLDGATVLSEVGAGRYDATLFTMTSDIIDPLEVIGFYIDLNALWTGGETAEVATLLEEAKQAVDQQERSELYARIQQIVYADRSLVVLGYQPWIWAWRADVVGYEVPMTGVPWLANTGFRE, encoded by the coding sequence ATGAGGGTGATCCACGTCGCACGGAAGAGACGCACAGTCCTGGCCGCGGCCGCGCTGGCCCTCGCATCGTGCTCGGCCGGCGAGGCCCCCGAGCCGGTCTCGGCCGACCCGACGGCGACCCCCGCGACGGGCGGCACGCTGCACATCGCCGACGAGCGGGAGGCGCTCGGGCTGAACCCCTACACGGCGATCGACAACAACTCGGCACACGTCTTCGCCCAGATCCTCGAGACTCTGTTCCGGACCGACGAGGATGGCAAGGTCGTGCCCTGGCTGGTCGAGAGCAGCGAGGCGAACGCGGACTTCACCACCTGGACGTTCCGGCTCCGCGAGGGCGTCACGTTCTCCGACGGCACCCCGATGACCGCCGACGACGTCGTGTACAGCATCGAGACGGTGCGCCAGTCCGAGGCATGGGTGTCGATGTTCGCCGAGATCGACACGGTCCGGGCCACCTCCCCGTCGACCGTCGTGGTCACGACGTCGGTGCCCTCCCCCGCCCTGGAGGCCAGCCTCTCGCTGCCATTCGCCCCGGTCGTGCCCGCGAACCTCGCCGGCATGACCCCGGAGGAGTTCGGACAGCACCCCATCGGGACCGGGCCGTTCCGGCTGGAGTCGTGGACGAGCGGGCAGCGGATCACGCTGGTGCGCAACGAGTCCTACTGGGTCCCGGGGCGTCCCTACCTCGACAGCGTCGTCTTCGAGGCGGTGCCCAGCGACAACAACCGGACCCAGCAGCTGCGCGGCGGCGACCTCGACATCATCGCGACACCACCCCGGCCGCAGCTGGAGGCGCTGGACGAGGCGCCGGCCACCGTCGTCGGCGAGTTCGCCATGGCCTTCCCGAACTACCTGCTGCTCAACCAGCAGTCCGACGCCTTCACCGACCCACGGATCCGCGAGGCCGTCGACCTCGCGATCCACCGGGCCAACATCCTGGAAGCGGCGGGCGGCGGGGTGGGCGAGCTCGGCGGCTCCTTCCTCGCGCCCGCCCTGAACTTCCACGACGAGACGCTCGAGCCGGTCACCCGGGACCCCGGACGGGCGGCGGAGCTGCTCGACGCGGCCGTCGCCGACGGCGCGAGCCGGCGGTTCACCCTCTCGGTCGCCGCGGGCGGGACGTACGCGAACCTGACCGCGCAGATCATCCAGGAGAACCTCGAGGACGTCGGCTTCGACGTGACCATCGAGCAGCTCGACGGCGCGACCGTCCTCTCCGAGGTCGGCGCGGGCCGCTACGACGCCACCCTCTTCACGATGACCAGCGACATCATCGATCCCCTCGAGGTCATCGGCTTCTACATCGACCTGAACGCCCTCTGGACAGGCGGCGAGACGGCCGAGGTGGCCACCCTCCTCGAGGAGGCGAAGCAGGCCGTGGACCAGCAGGAGCGCAGCGAGCTCTACGCGCGGATCCAGCAGATCGTGTACGCCGACCGTAGCCTGGTCGTCCTCGGCTACCAGCCGTGGATCTGGGCCTGGCGTGCCGACGTCGTCGGCTACGAGGTCCCCATGACCGGCGTCCCGTGGCTGGCGAACACCGGATTCCGGGAGTGA
- a CDS encoding S9 family peptidase has translation MTTTDLRARYATAEGLLPHYLKELVHTPRVTPQWVAGTETFWYRTRTAEGVRFVVVDAEAGTRRPAFDHERLARALGRVLDEEVDAAALPFFSVDLRHDGVVRVVAGKRRIEVALDTYAATILGPAHPAETPSPDGRWAVGIRDHDLYLRDTATDEERRLTTDGVESHDYATMTDSCAGLVMQENLGFTMPPLVAWSPDSTRFVTHRLDQRAVGLMHLLRSSPPGGGRPEPLSYRYAVVGDEEVPTTEFLVFEAATGAVTPARCEPILAPLVPAIAYDLLWWSADGSTVHFLSSDRGDHLVRLHELDPRTGAVTVLVEETSTSHILYGPQQQDNNIRVLSTGEVLWWSQRSGYGHLYRYGRDGSVTTLTSGDWLVRHVVSIDEDARRVVFTGAGREPGSDPYLQELYSVSLDGGELTVITSDGLDHDCAPSPSGRFFVDNASRYDVETVSVLRDRDGAVVLELERADASALYAAGWTPPERAVVRAADGVTDLYCAIYRPHDFDPSARYPVVEEIYPGPQISTAPLRFPLAGGVLTGERNAASFAALGFVVVAVDGRGSALRGQAFQDAARLGDDSDVHDHVAAIEQLARTRPWMDLDRVGIFGHSAGGYASTRCMLRAPDFYKVAVSSAGNHDNRLNHAWWGEKFFGLQDDFDFAGQANGTHAGQLAGKLLLVHGEMDDNATPHGTMRLVDALIKANKDFDLLVVPNADHRLMIGTAYWLRRRWDHFVRHLMGETPPAYRIADIPADPELLAEYGG, from the coding sequence GTGACGACGACCGACCTGCGAGCACGGTACGCCACCGCCGAAGGTCTCCTGCCGCACTACCTGAAAGAGCTGGTCCACACCCCACGGGTGACGCCGCAGTGGGTCGCCGGCACCGAGACGTTCTGGTATCGCACCAGGACGGCCGAGGGCGTGCGGTTCGTGGTCGTCGACGCCGAGGCGGGGACGAGACGGCCGGCGTTCGACCACGAGCGGCTGGCCCGCGCGCTCGGCCGCGTCCTGGACGAGGAGGTCGACGCGGCTGCCCTGCCGTTCTTCTCCGTCGACCTGCGCCACGACGGCGTGGTGCGCGTGGTCGCCGGGAAGCGGCGGATCGAGGTCGCCCTCGACACCTACGCGGCGACGATCCTCGGGCCGGCCCACCCGGCCGAGACGCCGTCGCCGGACGGACGCTGGGCCGTGGGGATCCGCGACCACGACCTCTACCTGCGCGACACCGCCACGGACGAGGAGCGGCGGCTTACCACCGACGGCGTCGAGTCCCACGACTACGCGACTATGACGGACTCCTGCGCCGGGCTGGTGATGCAGGAGAACCTCGGCTTCACCATGCCGCCGCTGGTGGCGTGGTCGCCGGACTCGACCCGGTTCGTCACGCACCGGCTGGACCAGCGTGCCGTCGGGCTCATGCACCTGCTGCGTTCCTCGCCGCCCGGCGGCGGGCGGCCGGAACCGCTGTCCTACCGCTACGCCGTCGTGGGCGACGAGGAGGTCCCCACCACGGAGTTCCTCGTGTTCGAGGCCGCGACGGGCGCGGTGACGCCGGCCAGGTGCGAGCCGATCCTGGCCCCGCTCGTCCCCGCCATCGCCTACGACCTGCTGTGGTGGAGCGCGGACGGTTCGACGGTGCACTTCCTCTCCAGCGACCGTGGCGACCACCTCGTCCGCCTGCACGAGCTCGACCCCAGGACCGGCGCGGTCACCGTGCTCGTCGAGGAGACCAGCACTTCGCACATCCTGTACGGCCCGCAGCAGCAGGACAACAACATCCGGGTCCTGTCCACGGGAGAGGTGCTGTGGTGGTCGCAGCGCAGCGGGTACGGCCACCTCTACCGGTACGGCCGCGACGGCTCCGTCACGACCCTGACCTCCGGTGACTGGTTGGTGCGCCACGTCGTGTCGATCGATGAGGACGCCCGGCGGGTCGTGTTCACCGGCGCCGGGCGCGAGCCAGGGTCGGATCCGTACCTGCAGGAGCTGTACTCGGTGTCGCTCGACGGCGGCGAGCTGACCGTGATCACGTCCGACGGTCTCGACCACGACTGCGCGCCGTCGCCGTCGGGACGGTTCTTCGTCGACAACGCCTCACGGTACGACGTCGAGACCGTGTCGGTGCTGCGCGACCGCGACGGCGCCGTCGTGCTGGAGCTCGAGCGGGCCGACGCGTCCGCCCTCTACGCGGCCGGCTGGACGCCTCCGGAGCGGGCGGTGGTGAGGGCCGCCGACGGCGTCACCGACCTCTACTGCGCGATCTACCGTCCGCACGACTTCGACCCGTCGGCCAGGTACCCCGTGGTCGAGGAGATCTACCCCGGACCGCAGATCTCCACCGCGCCGCTGCGCTTCCCGCTGGCCGGCGGTGTCCTGACGGGGGAGCGCAACGCCGCAAGCTTCGCCGCGCTCGGCTTCGTCGTCGTGGCGGTCGACGGCCGGGGGTCCGCGCTGCGCGGCCAGGCGTTCCAGGACGCCGCTCGGCTCGGCGACGACAGCGATGTCCACGACCACGTCGCGGCGATCGAGCAGCTCGCGCGGACCCGTCCGTGGATGGACCTGGACCGGGTCGGCATCTTCGGGCACTCGGCCGGCGGCTACGCCTCGACCCGGTGCATGCTCCGCGCGCCGGACTTCTACAAGGTCGCGGTGTCCTCGGCCGGGAACCACGACAACCGGCTGAACCACGCCTGGTGGGGTGAGAAGTTCTTCGGCCTGCAGGACGATTTCGACTTCGCCGGCCAGGCCAACGGAACCCATGCCGGGCAGCTGGCCGGCAAGCTCCTGCTGGTGCACGGCGAGATGGACGACAATGCCACACCGCACGGCACGATGCGCCTGGTCGACGCCCTGATCAAGGCGAACAAGGACTTCGACCTACTGGTCGTCCCCAACGCCGACCATCGCCTGATGATCGGCACCGCGTACTGGCTGCGGCGGCGCTGGGACCATTTCGTGCGCCACCTGATGGGCGAGACGCCACCGGCCTACCGCATCGCCGACATCCCCGCCGACCCCGAGTTGCTCGCTGAGTACGGAGGTTGA
- a CDS encoding serine hydrolase domain-containing protein: MSAVDLPGLVAGIEKDAEEYLATRAEATLMIGLSVQGERHVRSLRSPGAEQARLPDTDTIYEIGSVSKVFSTTVLAVLEAQGLIGLDDPIGAHLPKKLRLPPHISSITVEQLATHSSGLGSVGAIHQALIDEELRGTETPFATYTHYLRYKKEHLYADLENAELIYPTGQGWTYSVIGMGTLGHILELVAGRPYEQLLKETVCAPLGLTDTGYTLSPEQQGRVMHAYDAMGQPCPNWYHDVMLPQGGLRSTMTDLLTFVEANLAAGAGSGAGDGMPILSRAMRRARKQYFAVPGGFTMPDGSDLPDFVQGLGWRGLEHPEGLAWWHGGTTLFYLASAGVDDRAGVGIATVYSGRRALVERDELHALEREWFLRACQ, encoded by the coding sequence TTGAGCGCCGTCGACCTCCCCGGCCTGGTGGCCGGCATCGAGAAGGACGCCGAGGAGTACCTCGCCACGCGCGCCGAAGCCACGCTGATGATCGGCCTGTCCGTGCAGGGTGAGCGCCACGTTCGCAGCCTCCGGTCGCCGGGCGCCGAGCAGGCCCGGCTGCCTGACACGGACACGATCTACGAGATCGGATCGGTGTCCAAGGTCTTCTCGACCACGGTCCTGGCCGTGCTGGAGGCCCAAGGGCTGATCGGTCTGGACGACCCGATCGGCGCGCATCTCCCGAAGAAGCTCCGGCTCCCGCCGCACATCTCGTCGATCACCGTCGAGCAGCTCGCCACACACAGCTCCGGGCTGGGCTCCGTCGGCGCGATCCACCAGGCCCTCATCGACGAGGAGCTGCGAGGCACCGAGACGCCGTTCGCGACGTACACCCACTACCTGCGCTACAAGAAGGAACACCTCTACGCCGACCTCGAGAACGCCGAATTGATCTACCCCACCGGGCAGGGCTGGACCTACTCAGTCATCGGCATGGGGACGCTCGGACACATTCTGGAGCTCGTGGCCGGCCGGCCGTACGAGCAACTGCTGAAGGAGACGGTCTGCGCGCCGTTGGGGCTCACCGACACCGGCTACACGCTCTCACCGGAGCAGCAGGGCCGGGTGATGCACGCCTACGACGCCATGGGGCAGCCGTGCCCGAACTGGTACCACGACGTCATGCTCCCGCAGGGCGGGCTGCGCTCGACGATGACCGACCTGCTCACGTTCGTGGAGGCCAACCTCGCTGCCGGCGCCGGCAGCGGCGCCGGCGATGGCATGCCGATCCTGTCCCGGGCCATGCGCCGCGCCCGCAAGCAGTACTTCGCCGTACCCGGCGGGTTCACCATGCCCGACGGGAGCGACCTGCCCGACTTCGTCCAGGGGCTGGGCTGGCGTGGGCTGGAGCACCCGGAGGGGCTGGCCTGGTGGCACGGCGGGACCACGCTGTTCTACCTCGCGTCCGCCGGCGTCGACGACCGCGCCGGCGTGGGCATCGCCACGGTGTATTCAGGCCGCCGCGCGCTCGTCGAGCGCGACGAGCTGCATGCCCTCGAACGGGAGTGGTTCCTCCGGGCCTGTCAGTAA
- a CDS encoding ABC transporter permease — translation MTISSSLSRTGVASWYERRSRRRRSPRGADASLAIGVAIVGVMMLAALLAGVLSPSDPIRQDIPNALAPPGTDGHLLGTDALGRDVLTRMLYAARTDLFVAVGAVLLPLVIGVAVGTIAGYRGGIVDRVVTGVVNVVFAFPVMVLLIALVFILGPGIPTIIVAVTLVSWVSYARLARDLVRRERSMDYVLAATVSGLPTWRILGRHILRNIIAQPVTFAMSDAVAIILFITALGFLGLGVPPPAPDWGTMIADAQPYFTTHWWLAVFPGLAICAAGLGLSLIADGLSQKWNAQ, via the coding sequence GTGACCATCAGCAGCAGCCTGTCCCGTACCGGCGTGGCGTCGTGGTACGAGCGCCGGTCCCGTCGCCGCCGCTCCCCGCGCGGCGCCGACGCGTCGCTGGCGATCGGCGTCGCCATCGTCGGCGTCATGATGCTGGCGGCGCTCCTCGCGGGTGTGCTGTCGCCGTCCGACCCGATCCGCCAGGACATCCCCAACGCGCTGGCCCCGCCCGGCACGGACGGCCATCTGCTCGGGACCGACGCGCTCGGCCGTGACGTGCTGACCCGCATGCTGTACGCCGCTCGGACCGACCTGTTCGTCGCGGTGGGCGCCGTGCTGCTGCCGTTGGTGATCGGCGTCGCCGTAGGCACGATCGCCGGGTACCGGGGCGGGATCGTCGACCGCGTGGTGACGGGGGTGGTCAACGTCGTGTTCGCCTTCCCCGTGATGGTCCTCCTGATCGCCCTGGTGTTCATCCTCGGCCCCGGCATCCCCACGATCATCGTGGCGGTAACTCTGGTGAGCTGGGTCTCCTACGCCCGGCTGGCCAGGGACCTGGTGCGGCGGGAGCGCTCGATGGACTACGTGCTCGCGGCGACGGTGAGCGGGCTGCCGACGTGGCGCATCCTGGGCCGGCACATCCTGCGCAACATCATCGCGCAGCCGGTCACGTTCGCGATGTCCGACGCCGTCGCCATCATCCTGTTCATCACCGCGCTCGGCTTCCTCGGCCTGGGCGTGCCGCCGCCGGCGCCCGACTGGGGCACGATGATCGCCGACGCCCAACCGTACTTCACGACACACTGGTGGCTGGCGGTCTTCCCGGGCCTCGCCATCTGCGCGGCGGGCCTCGGACTGTCGCTGATCGCCGACGGTCTCTCGCAGAAGTGGAACGCCCAGTGA